From Desulfurococcus sp.:
CATCTTGATTTAAGGGCTCTTAAACCTGCTATCCTACCGGCTGGTTGAAAAGCTCACTTAGAGCGCTTTAACTCAGCTATAGATGCAATGTATACTGCTAGTATTATCAGGCTTCCACCAGCCACCTTATAGAACTCTACCTCCTCGAGCCCCATTAACACTGAGAAGATTAAGGCGAATACAGGCTCTAAGAGGTATACTAGGGCTGCAGTCAACGGGGATACCTGTCTCTGCCCTAGTACTTGGAGGAGGGTTGCAAGCAGTGAGCAGAAGACTGCTAGGTATACTATATACCAGAATACCTGGGGGCTTGCTCCTCCATCTAGTATTACCGCGAGAGGGTATACGAGAGCTCCAGGCGTGAACATACCGTAGAGTATCTCGGTTAACCCAGTGCTGCTGAAACGCGAGACAAGAATTATCTGGGCAGCCCAGGCTAGCGAGCCGAGGAATACTAGGATAACACCTACTGTAATACCGCCTCCAGGTGATGTTAGAATGTAGAGGCCTAGTACTGCTAGAGCTAGGGCTACACCATCCAGCCTACTATACCCTCCTCTAGCCGCCACGATATACAGGTGAACGTGCACTGAGTTCAAGCCTGTCACGAAAGCACTTAGAGAAGGAGTTGTGTAGACTGTGCCAGCAGCTTGGAGATAAAGCCCTGTGAAGTATGCTATACCAGCTTGAACCCCGTTTACCAGTCCCCTAGCGTCAAGTCTTCCTCTAACAGCTTTCACAGCAATGAATGGAGTTAAGATTAGAACTGCTATCAGGCTTCTTAGAGCAGTATACATTAGCGGGGTTACATCTGAAACCGATAGCTTTATGAAGGAGAAGGATGTACCCCAGAGTAGCGAGACTAGTAGAAGTAGTAGTAAACCCTTTAAGAGCTCCCTATCCATCCTCTAAGACACCCAGGCTACCAGGCTTGTTATCTAACCTGGCACTATCCTCGTGCCAGCTTCTCCTCTTAAAGCCTCGTAGGCTTGATTCAAGTGTGCTATTACAGCCATTTCTCCCCCGTTAGCAATGAATCTCACGGCTGCAAGTACTTTCGGCCCCATGCTCCCCGGCTTGAAGTGTCCTTCCTCATAGTATCTTAAAGCCTCGCTAGCTTTCAGCACGCTGAGGGGTTTAGCCTCCGGTGTCCCGTAGTTCAAGTAGACTCTATCTACATCTGTTAGTATCACGAGTATCCTGGCTCCTAGAGCTGTAGCAAGTCTTTCAGCAGCTAGATCCTTGTCTATTACTGCTTCAACCCCATGGATGAATCCTCTTTCATCCCTGTATACTGGTACCCCGCCGCCACCACTAGCTATAACCATGAATCCCTGGTCTACTAGAGTTTTAACAGCTTCTACTTCAACCTGCACTACTGGGTCTGGGGATGCTACAACCCTCCTATAGCCGCCGCGCGGGTCAGGCTTGAAGACCCAGCCTAGTTCTCTTGAAAGTTTTTCAGCCTCCACGCTACTATACCATGGCCCAATATACTTTGATGGATTCTTGAATGCTGGGTCTCCTGCATCGACTAGCGTCTGTGTTATAATGGATACAACACCTTTAACCTTCGAGCCTAGTAGCCTTCTTCTAGCTAGCTCATTGTATAGAGCTTGCTGCAGCATGTAGCCCAGCCACCCCTGGCTCATTGCTCCAGCAACATCCAGGGGCATCGGCTGTATACCTTTCTCCTTTAACCCGAGGCTCATTAACTCTGCTATAATGCCTACCTGAGGCCCATTGCCGTGTGTCACTACTATACTGTAGCCTTCATCTACTAGTCTAGCTATAAGGCTTGCCGCCGTGTAAGCGTTCCTCCAGTAGTCTTCAGCTGTCCCTTTATCACCCTTACTCTGGAATGCATTACCGCCGAGTGCAACTACTATTAGGTTTCTTGAAGCCCTGCTCATACCTAATCCTCACTCTTAGCTCGAGGAGCATGAATTCCCATGGTAGACTCAGCTAATAACTATTACGCTACAAGTGGGATTAAAGCATATAAAAGTGTTTTACAGGCACTCAATACATCCCACTAGCTTTATAAGGTTTAATTGTATACTAGTTATCTCAGGTGGCCTGATGCTTGAAGCAAGAAATCTAACAGTAGAAGTAAATGGCAGGATAGTCGTAGAGGATGTAAGCTTCACTCTGAGCAGCGGTGAGATCGTAGTATTCATGGGGCCTAATGGAAGCGGGAAGACTTCTCTAGCCTACGCTTTAATGGGGCATCCAGCCTACAAGGTGGTTAAAGGCAGCATCATCATAGATGGAGAAGACTACACAGGTAGGCCTGCATACGAGAGAGCATTAGCAGGATTATTCCTAGCCTTCCAGAACCCTGTTGAAGCACCAGGCGTAACCCTAGAAATACTCTTGAAGAGCGCGTTGAATAAGAGGCTGGGTAAAACTGATCTCTCGGAGAGTATCCCAGGACTCTCCAGCAGGCTGAGAAGCGAGGCTATACTACTAGGATTAAAGGAGGATATACTAGCCAGGGATTTAAATATTGGTTTCAGCGGCGGCGAGAAGAAGAGAAGCGAGATACTCCAGGCTAGAATCCTCAAGCCTAGATACCTGATACTAGATGAAGTAGACAGCGGCTTAGATGTCGACGGGATTAGACTACTAGCAGACTACATTAATGAAGTAGTAGGAGGCGGGGGAGGAGTACTCCTTATAACGCACAGCCCTTCACTCCTCAAGCTGGTGTCACCTAGAGTAGTCTACGTGATACACCGGGGGAGAGTAGTTTTAAGCGGGGGTATTGAGGTAGCCGAGAAGATATCAGCTGAAGGATACAGCTGGCTTAGGTGAGAAGCATGCCGTTAGAGCTCGCTGAAAAACTAGGAGAGCTAGAATTAGAGCCCGTGGAGTACAAAAGAGAGATCGAGGTTAAAGGTAGGTTATCGAGAAGCCTTGTAGAAGAAGTCTCGAGAGCTAAGAAAGAGCCAGAGTGGATGAGGCTCTACAGGCTTAGAGCACTAGAGATGTTCGAGAAGCTGCCTTCACCAGCATGGCTACCCTGGGTTGAAAGCATAGACCTCGACGAGATATCCTCGTACTACGTTAAGCCTGAAGCCTCCCGAGTGGAAAGCTTTGATGAGCTCCCAGAGGAGATCCGGAGGATCTACGAGAAGCTAGGGCTACCAGAGGCTTACGTAAAGTATCTCGCCGGCCTCACAACAGTCCTAGACAGTGAGACAGTCTACGCTGTCATGAAGGATCTACTCAAGCAGCTAGGGGTTATAATGGTGCCAATGGAGGAGGCTGTTGAAAAGTATCCAAGCCTTGTTAAAGAGTATTTTGGTAGAGTATTCCCCTACACAGACCACAAGTTTGCAGCACTACACTACGCTCTCTGGAGCGGTGGTGTCTTCGTCTATGTTCCAAGAGGAGTTAGAGTACCATACCCTGTTGAAGCCTTCTTCTTCATTGGAAGCGAGCTGGAAGGGCAGTTCGAGCACACTATTGTTGTAGCTGAGGAGGGAGGCGAGATAACATTCATTGAGGGGTGTAGTGCACCCAGGTTAAAGAAGTACAGCTTCCACGACGGCATGGTTGAACTCTACGCTCACAGAAACTCGAAGATAAGCTTTGTAACTGTTCAAAACTGGAGTAGAAGCATAGTTAACTTCAATAATAAGAGAGGAGTGGCTGAGGAGAACGCTGTAATCGAGTGGATTGAAGGAAGTATTGGGAGCAGGGTAACAGTAACCTACCCTTCAACAATACTAAAGGGGAGGGGTTCTAGGACAACAAGCACTGTTATAGGTATAAGCAACGGTAGTCTTGTAAAGGATACAGGCTCTAAGGTAATCCATGCAGCTCCTGATACTACTAGTAGAATAGTATCAAAGAGTATTAGTGGTAGGGGGGGTGTGAACATCTACCGCGGCCTAGTACAGGTTAACAAGGGGGCTAGGAGGGCTAGAAGCTACACTCAGTGTGATAGCCTGATACTAGATGAAGCTAGCACGGCTAGCACTTACCCTATAGTACACGTATTCGAGGATGACGCTGATATAGGTCATGAAGCATCAACAGTTAAAGTTACAGAAGACCAGCTCTTCTACCTGGCTTCAAGAGGGCTCAGTGAGAGAGAGGCGCTCTCAATGATAGTATTAGGCTTTGTCCGAGACATTCTACCCAAGCTGCCATTCGAGTACGCTGCTATGCTATCGAAGGTCATACAGCTAGAGTTCAAGGAGCTCGGAGGCGTGGGGTGAGTGAACAGCGTGAAAGCCAGGGGGTCCGGTGACTCACCGACGATCAGAGAGTACATTGACAGAAGGAGTATAGTAGAGCTAGTTGAAAGAACCCTTAGAGGAGAAGTAGCTGCTAGCACAAGCCTTCTAACCGTGCTCGGTGGCGCAGTAGTCATCCAAGAGCCCTCTAAGCAAGGCAGTGGCTTCAAGCTGCTATCACCCGCGGGATACCGGGGACTCCACAGAGTTAAAACCACGAGTGGTAGAAGCGAGATTATAGTTAAAGGACTCGAGGAGAGCCCGGTGAACCTAAGCCTCTTAGAGTTGAACTTAGAGTCCAGTGGGTTAACAGTAGTCAGGGTTACAGGGGGCTCGGGCTCCAGGCTTACAGGCTTGAAGATACATGCTGCTAGGGGTGTAAGCCACGAGGTCATCGTGATACAGGATCCAGTGGGAGAGAATACAGAGGTCACCGAGATCATAGTAGAGCAGGAGGATTCAAGCAGTCTAATCCTGACAATTCTACTGAAGCCTAGCTCACTATCGTACACGAGTATTACTTCAAGACTTGCCGCCGGCTCGAAAGCCAGGAAGAATATTATCGTGAACCCACTGCCAGGAGCACGCGTAGACGTCGAGGATACCTCCCTAGTATCCGAGCCTGAGAGTAGTGTTGAATCCTACATTAGGTCCCGTCTCGAAGGAGGTTCAACCACAGCGCTACGCGGTAGAGGTGTAGTAGAGAGGAGTGCTAGGGGATCTAGAGTAGTCTACGGTATTGAATCACTGCTGTGCGATGAATCTAGTAGAGTCTACATGCAGCCCTTCCTAGACATACACACAGGTAGCGTAGTAGAAGCTAGACACTACGCTAGAAGCTACATGCTAACCCTAGACAGGCTATTCTACATTGAGACACGCGGGTTGAATACGAGTGAAGCCCGCAGGCTGCTAGTTAAAGGCTTTCTAACCCAGGGTTTAAGTGATACAGCTAGAAGAGTAGTTGAAGAGTCTATTTTCTCTTAAATAAGTACTCTACTAAGCCGCCCCCAGCCTCTAGGACTACTACTTCATACCCGTATCTTAAGCCTAGAAGTCTTGCTAAGCCTTCAGGGAGGATCTCAGGTTTAGATTTAACTCTTACTTCAGTATCCTGCTTCTTCAACACATCTAGTAGAGTGGTTAAAGGGTTCTCGCTACAGCTACCACTACTCGTTAAATCAAGCTCTCTAATCCTACTCATACAGGCACCTAATTGAACAGCTAGTTTAACCCTAATTTAAGTCTTCCCGTGGAGGAAGGCTAGTTGAGCAACCCTATTGAAATATTTAAAAGCATGTTCTACCCAAATTCAAGCCTTGGGGATGGAAATGTCCAAGAAGGCTGAGAAGAAGAAGGAGGAGAAGAAGGAAGAGAAGAAGAAGTAGACGGCTTCACTATCACCTTACCTCACGATTATTCTTTTTACCTCTCCCGCCCTCCCAGAGCCCTGCGCGATGAAGGGTAGCGGGATTAAATTCTATAGTGGATGTATTACAGTTGAAGGTACTTCTGTTATCACTGCTTCCATGGTAAGCGTGGAGTACTGAGTGGAGGTGGGGGAGTAGGCTGGGATCCGGGTTAAGGCTGGGTTAGACTACGTTTAGCGAAGGGGCAGGTTCTCCAGAGGGTTTCACATCTTTTTACAGCTGACTTGGTCAGGTATCTCTCGAGTACTGTGCAGTAGGCTACACAGTATTTTACTCCGTCTTTCTCGAACTCGAGTATCTTGAGGTTTACACAGGGGTCTTTAAGCTCGCATCTAGGTAGAGCGTGGATTGGCGTGTATATCTCCTTCGGTCTCCGTGACTCCATTTGCTTACACCGCCTACTAGATTACTTAGCGTCGAGCTGTGTTTTAAGCTCTCATGCCTGCTTAAACTCTACGCGGGCCCCCCTGTCTTCCACCAGCTATCTTTCTTGATATCTGCTCGCTGAGATACTGCTCTAGCTTCTCTAGGGGACCGTAGTGTAGTGATATCATGGTTGTCCTGCCTCGGTTGCCAAGGCTTTTCACTGTAGTAGAGATTACTCCTGCTCTTGTAAGACTCCTCACGTACTCGTATAGCTGTGTATGCTTACGCGGGATCTCATTGTAGAGGCTGCACAGCATTCTATATTCTTCTTCAACCTCGCCTATTCCTACAGCACTAGTATTCCTCCTGCGTAGGAGTCTCACGATGCTTAAGAGTAGTAGCTGCTCGTGGAGTGCTAGATACCCTACTAGATCCGTGATTCTCACGAGCTCCCTGCTCAAGCCTGCT
This genomic window contains:
- a CDS encoding DMT family transporter → MDRELLKGLLLLLLVSLLWGTSFSFIKLSVSDVTPLMYTALRSLIAVLILTPFIAVKAVRGRLDARGLVNGVQAGIAYFTGLYLQAAGTVYTTPSLSAFVTGLNSVHVHLYIVAARGGYSRLDGVALALAVLGLYILTSPGGGITVGVILVFLGSLAWAAQIILVSRFSSTGLTEILYGMFTPGALVYPLAVILDGGASPQVFWYIVYLAVFCSLLATLLQVLGQRQVSPLTAALVYLLEPVFALIFSVLMGLEEVEFYKVAGGSLIILAVYIASIAELKRSK
- the sufC gene encoding Fe-S cluster assembly ATPase SufC, giving the protein MLEARNLTVEVNGRIVVEDVSFTLSSGEIVVFMGPNGSGKTSLAYALMGHPAYKVVKGSIIIDGEDYTGRPAYERALAGLFLAFQNPVEAPGVTLEILLKSALNKRLGKTDLSESIPGLSSRLRSEAILLGLKEDILARDLNIGFSGGEKKRSEILQARILKPRYLILDEVDSGLDVDGIRLLADYINEVVGGGGGVLLITHSPSLLKLVSPRVVYVIHRGRVVLSGGIEVAEKISAEGYSWLR
- the arcC gene encoding carbamate kinase, with the protein product MSRASRNLIVVALGGNAFQSKGDKGTAEDYWRNAYTAASLIARLVDEGYSIVVTHGNGPQVGIIAELMSLGLKEKGIQPMPLDVAGAMSQGWLGYMLQQALYNELARRRLLGSKVKGVVSIITQTLVDAGDPAFKNPSKYIGPWYSSVEAEKLSRELGWVFKPDPRGGYRRVVASPDPVVQVEVEAVKTLVDQGFMVIASGGGGVPVYRDERGFIHGVEAVIDKDLAAERLATALGARILVILTDVDRVYLNYGTPEAKPLSVLKASEALRYYEEGHFKPGSMGPKVLAAVRFIANGGEMAVIAHLNQAYEALRGEAGTRIVPG
- a CDS encoding SufD family Fe-S cluster assembly protein; translation: MNSVKARGSGDSPTIREYIDRRSIVELVERTLRGEVAASTSLLTVLGGAVVIQEPSKQGSGFKLLSPAGYRGLHRVKTTSGRSEIIVKGLEESPVNLSLLELNLESSGLTVVRVTGGSGSRLTGLKIHAARGVSHEVIVIQDPVGENTEVTEIIVEQEDSSSLILTILLKPSSLSYTSITSRLAAGSKARKNIIVNPLPGARVDVEDTSLVSEPESSVESYIRSRLEGGSTTALRGRGVVERSARGSRVVYGIESLLCDESSRVYMQPFLDIHTGSVVEARHYARSYMLTLDRLFYIETRGLNTSEARRLLVKGFLTQGLSDTARRVVEESIFS
- the sufB gene encoding Fe-S cluster assembly protein SufB, coding for MPLELAEKLGELELEPVEYKREIEVKGRLSRSLVEEVSRAKKEPEWMRLYRLRALEMFEKLPSPAWLPWVESIDLDEISSYYVKPEASRVESFDELPEEIRRIYEKLGLPEAYVKYLAGLTTVLDSETVYAVMKDLLKQLGVIMVPMEEAVEKYPSLVKEYFGRVFPYTDHKFAALHYALWSGGVFVYVPRGVRVPYPVEAFFFIGSELEGQFEHTIVVAEEGGEITFIEGCSAPRLKKYSFHDGMVELYAHRNSKISFVTVQNWSRSIVNFNNKRGVAEENAVIEWIEGSIGSRVTVTYPSTILKGRGSRTTSTVIGISNGSLVKDTGSKVIHAAPDTTSRIVSKSISGRGGVNIYRGLVQVNKGARRARSYTQCDSLILDEASTASTYPIVHVFEDDADIGHEASTVKVTEDQLFYLASRGLSEREALSMIVLGFVRDILPKLPFEYAAMLSKVIQLEFKELGGVG